Proteins encoded within one genomic window of Parolsenella massiliensis:
- the rlmKL gene encoding bifunctional 23S rRNA (guanine(2069)-N(7))-methyltransferase RlmK/23S rRNA (guanine(2445)-N(2))-methyltransferase RlmL, producing MGDTQTQGQAREFFATCPKGFEQLLAGELRSLGAEGVRSLHGQVAFSGSLEAAYRACLWSRIASRIVLVIAHAGAANADELYESLYELPWENHVALTSTFAVDAHGMNDELRNTQFIALRAKDAICDRLQAKLGARPSVEVRNPDVTVVVRVRNNRLTCGIDLSGDPLFRRGTTRRAENDGLGGMRPDYAAAMLAAGAWHRAVRHGSPTLVAAFSGSGTLVSEAAGIALDRAPGLLRSRWGFTGWLGHDAQAWDTLLDEAGERAARGAEKAGELSLIAVDPRRGSASAANAALRASGIDAKVTHLSGADGVANALSDAEADRTLATIDLSWLEPDEPAREVEAIALATTVADALPAGAGIVTLSQGPTLGAALSLALTDSLETFLGRDAATITSYEAGRALAGDDTEAPAPAAARATVTLKDGTKVPVLVPQSDQFAARLAKVAKLRAKWARREDVSCYRVYDADLPDYAVAIDLYEASEQSRGADAHARWLVVQEYAAPKDINHELAHRRLLDVLAIAPRVMGVDAGNVTLRVRRRAKGGSQYANEGKAEERRSRRDRLALAPGAHLVDEGGLTFEVNLAERLDTGLFLDHRDVRARVREMAKETQGSKRFLNLFAYTGTATCYAADGGAKNTTTVDLSRTYLDWAERNMERNGFTGREHEFVQADVVRWVTEQRHTYNRWDLVFCDPPTFSNSKRMGHDVFDVQRDHAELLIGISRLLTANGVCLFSCNLRGFEPDVEKLARAGVEIHDVTEGTIPEDFKRNAKIHHVYLVKRTPRPEASAAPAAPARAEGTPQNSPARTGERRGGYGSRDERSRYGSGSRDDRGGRGGYGSRGGHGSRSGRNDRTGRPYGSAPRNDRPRYDDARPDGPRPHTVRSQGPMRPLMGNGPRPSQHAGSAARPRLQGNGPRPSQFGDGRGPGNSHGHANSHGHGSGRGTGRPGGSRSGNDNRR from the coding sequence ATGGGCGACACGCAGACGCAGGGCCAGGCTCGCGAGTTCTTCGCGACCTGCCCCAAGGGATTCGAGCAGCTGCTGGCCGGCGAGCTTCGCAGCCTGGGGGCCGAGGGGGTGCGCAGCCTTCACGGCCAGGTGGCCTTCTCGGGCAGCCTCGAGGCGGCCTATCGCGCCTGCCTGTGGAGCCGCATCGCCTCGCGCATCGTCCTGGTGATCGCGCACGCCGGCGCCGCGAACGCCGACGAGCTCTACGAGAGCCTCTACGAGCTGCCGTGGGAGAACCACGTCGCGCTCACCTCGACGTTCGCCGTGGACGCCCACGGCATGAACGACGAGCTCAGAAATACCCAGTTCATCGCCCTGCGCGCCAAGGACGCCATCTGCGACCGCCTGCAGGCAAAGCTCGGAGCCCGTCCCAGCGTCGAGGTGAGAAACCCCGACGTCACGGTTGTGGTGCGCGTGCGCAACAACCGCCTCACCTGCGGCATCGACCTGTCCGGAGATCCCCTATTCCGCCGCGGCACCACGAGGCGCGCCGAGAACGACGGCCTGGGCGGCATGCGCCCCGACTACGCCGCGGCCATGCTCGCCGCCGGCGCCTGGCACCGCGCCGTCCGCCACGGCTCGCCCACGCTCGTCGCGGCCTTCTCGGGCTCCGGCACGCTCGTCTCCGAGGCCGCCGGCATCGCCCTGGACCGTGCGCCCGGCCTGCTGCGCAGCCGCTGGGGCTTCACCGGCTGGCTCGGCCACGACGCCCAGGCGTGGGACACCCTGCTTGACGAGGCAGGCGAGCGCGCCGCCCGCGGTGCCGAGAAGGCCGGCGAGCTCTCTCTTATCGCCGTCGACCCGCGCCGCGGCTCGGCATCGGCCGCCAACGCCGCGCTGCGCGCGAGCGGCATCGACGCCAAGGTCACGCACCTGAGCGGCGCCGACGGCGTCGCCAACGCGCTCTCCGACGCCGAGGCGGACCGCACGCTCGCCACCATCGACCTCTCGTGGCTCGAGCCTGACGAACCCGCCCGCGAGGTCGAGGCCATCGCGCTCGCGACCACCGTCGCGGACGCACTGCCCGCGGGTGCCGGCATCGTCACGCTCTCGCAGGGACCCACGCTCGGCGCCGCGCTCTCGCTTGCGCTCACGGACTCCCTCGAGACCTTCCTCGGCAGGGACGCGGCAACCATCACCTCCTACGAAGCCGGCCGCGCGCTCGCCGGCGACGACACCGAGGCACCCGCCCCCGCGGCCGCCCGTGCCACCGTCACGCTCAAGGACGGCACGAAGGTCCCCGTGCTCGTTCCCCAGTCAGACCAGTTCGCCGCCCGCCTCGCCAAGGTCGCCAAGCTCCGCGCCAAGTGGGCCCGCCGCGAGGACGTCAGCTGCTACCGCGTCTACGACGCCGACCTGCCCGACTACGCCGTCGCCATCGACCTGTACGAGGCAAGCGAGCAGTCCCGCGGCGCAGACGCCCATGCCCGATGGCTCGTCGTGCAGGAGTACGCCGCGCCCAAGGACATCAATCACGAGCTCGCGCACCGCCGCCTGCTCGACGTGCTCGCCATCGCCCCGCGCGTCATGGGCGTGGACGCCGGCAACGTCACCCTGCGCGTGCGCCGCCGTGCCAAGGGAGGCTCGCAGTACGCCAACGAGGGCAAGGCCGAGGAGCGCCGCAGCCGCCGCGACAGGCTCGCGCTCGCCCCCGGCGCGCACCTCGTGGACGAGGGCGGCCTCACGTTCGAGGTCAACCTCGCCGAGCGCCTCGACACGGGCCTGTTCCTCGACCACCGAGACGTGCGCGCCCGCGTGCGCGAGATGGCCAAGGAGACGCAGGGCTCCAAGCGCTTCCTCAACCTGTTCGCCTACACAGGTACGGCCACGTGCTACGCGGCGGACGGCGGCGCCAAGAACACGACGACGGTGGACCTCTCCCGCACCTACCTCGACTGGGCCGAGCGCAACATGGAGCGCAACGGCTTCACGGGCCGCGAGCACGAGTTCGTGCAGGCCGACGTCGTGCGCTGGGTCACGGAGCAGCGCCACACCTACAACCGCTGGGACCTCGTCTTCTGCGATCCTCCCACGTTCTCGAACTCCAAGCGCATGGGACACGACGTCTTCGACGTGCAGCGCGACCACGCCGAGTTGCTCATTGGCATCTCGCGCCTGCTCACGGCCAACGGCGTCTGCCTGTTCTCGTGCAACCTGCGCGGCTTCGAGCCCGACGTCGAGAAGCTCGCCCGCGCCGGCGTGGAGATCCACGACGTCACGGAGGGCACCATCCCCGAGGACTTCAAGCGAAACGCCAAGATCCACCACGTCTACCTCGTGAAGCGCACGCCCAGGCCCGAGGCCAGCGCCGCGCCCGCCGCCCCGGCCCGCGCCGAGGGCACGCCGCAGAACAGCCCCGCCCGCACGGGCGAGCGTCGCGGCGGCTACGGATCTCGAGACGAGCGCTCCCGCTACGGTTCCGGCTCCCGAGACGATCGCGGCGGCCGCGGTGGCTACGGCTCTCGCGGCGGTCACGGCTCGCGCAGCGGACGCAATGACCGCACCGGCCGCCCCTACGGCTCCGCCCCCCGCAACGACCGCCCGCGCTACGACGACGCGCGCCCGGACGGCCCGCGCCCGCACACCGTGCGCTCGCAGGGCCCCATGCGCCCGCTCATGGGCAACGGCCCCAGGCCCTCGCAGCACGCGGGCAGCGCCGCCCGCCCGCGCCTTCAGGGCAACGGCCCGCGCCCGTCGCAGTTCGGCGACGGCCGCGGCCCCGGCAACAGTCACGGCCACGCCAACAGTCACGGCCACGGAAGCGGCCGCGGCACCGGACGCCCCGGCGGCTCTCGCAGCGGCAACGACAACCGCCGCTAG
- a CDS encoding citrate synthase codes for MAILNSHLTPRSARERVARRILSSQDTSALLSKTDVTPMPSDEAALGRPAVSDGLYEGFSRVDRMPEELYREYDVKRGLRNADGSGVLVGLTKISDVHGYNKVDGAVVPDEGDLVIRGYHLDDLVGQTHAAGRFGYEEMAYLLISGRLPNAGELADFNARIDSRRELPTGYLSLFPRTTESSSIMNVLARSTLLLYAFDENPDDTGAQHEVDVALSLLARLPRIAAIAHEASVSARDGEELLVPPVRQGYSMAETVLDVLRGAEGFTREEAMMLDVMLMLHAEHGGGNNSTFTCRVLSSSGTDAYSTYAAAMGSLKGPKHGGANAKVGAMIEDVASHVSRWDSDDELASYLEQIAAGKAFDHTGLVFGMGHAVYTKSDPRARLVKHYARKLAALKGCEDKLALIEGIERLSPDIVRAARGTSKPICANIDLYTGFVYSMLGIPTDLYTPIFAMSRLAGWTAHRMEELYGCGRIIRPAYNSVIELHEYKPLERR; via the coding sequence ATGGCAATCCTCAACTCTCACCTGACGCCGCGCAGTGCCCGCGAGCGCGTGGCGCGCCGCATCCTCAGCTCGCAGGACACCTCGGCGCTGCTCTCCAAGACCGACGTCACGCCCATGCCGTCTGACGAGGCCGCGCTGGGCCGCCCGGCCGTGAGCGATGGCCTCTACGAGGGCTTTTCGCGCGTCGACCGCATGCCCGAGGAGCTCTACCGCGAGTACGACGTCAAGCGCGGTCTGCGCAACGCGGACGGCTCGGGCGTGCTCGTGGGCCTCACGAAGATCTCTGACGTCCACGGCTACAACAAGGTGGACGGCGCGGTGGTCCCCGACGAGGGCGACCTCGTGATCCGTGGCTACCACCTTGACGACCTCGTGGGCCAGACGCACGCCGCCGGCCGCTTTGGCTACGAGGAGATGGCCTACCTGCTCATCTCCGGCCGCCTGCCCAACGCCGGCGAGCTCGCGGACTTCAACGCTCGCATCGACTCGCGGCGCGAGCTGCCCACGGGCTACCTGAGCCTGTTCCCGCGCACCACGGAGTCGAGCTCGATTATGAACGTGCTCGCCCGCTCGACGCTTCTGCTCTACGCCTTCGACGAGAACCCCGACGACACGGGCGCCCAGCACGAGGTTGACGTGGCGCTGTCTTTGCTCGCGCGCCTGCCACGCATCGCCGCCATCGCCCACGAGGCGTCCGTCTCGGCGCGTGACGGCGAGGAGCTGCTCGTGCCGCCCGTGCGCCAGGGCTACTCCATGGCCGAGACAGTCCTGGACGTGCTGCGCGGCGCCGAGGGCTTCACGCGCGAGGAGGCCATGATGCTCGACGTCATGCTCATGCTCCACGCCGAGCATGGCGGCGGCAACAACTCGACGTTTACGTGCCGCGTGCTGTCGAGCTCGGGCACGGACGCCTACTCCACCTACGCCGCGGCGATGGGCTCGCTCAAGGGTCCCAAGCACGGCGGCGCCAACGCCAAGGTGGGCGCCATGATCGAGGACGTCGCCAGCCACGTGAGCCGCTGGGACAGCGACGACGAACTCGCGAGCTACCTCGAGCAGATCGCCGCGGGAAAGGCGTTTGACCACACGGGCCTCGTCTTCGGCATGGGCCACGCGGTCTACACCAAGAGCGACCCGCGCGCCCGCCTCGTCAAGCACTACGCGAGAAAGCTCGCCGCGCTCAAGGGGTGCGAGGACAAGCTGGCGCTCATCGAGGGCATCGAGCGCCTGAGCCCCGACATCGTGCGCGCGGCTCGTGGCACGAGCAAGCCCATCTGCGCCAACATTGACCTGTACACGGGGTTCGTCTACTCCATGCTGGGGATTCCGACCGACCTCTACACGCCGATCTTCGCCATGTCGCGCCTCGCCGGCTGGACGGCGCACCGCATGGAGGAGCTCTACGGCTGCGGCCGCATCATCCGCCCTGCGTACAACTCGGTCATCGAGCTGCACGAGTACAAGCCGCTCGAGCGCCGCTAG
- a CDS encoding endonuclease/exonuclease/phosphatase family protein translates to MPQTPYDNDGWDATQPAGRREPVPSPPQQNPYIPRGTAPAPLRRRPRPQAAGRTRAQGGRDGRYVATPVQAPAAPPQVPAPRRRGRARHGCLSTLLWLVMAGVMALLAIRMLPSSLANGPAVPELVSFVPLALVPSATCLALAVLWRRRVLALACVLALALNGYWHAGYLVGRQRVSAEAQVATAASATTADSYARVMTLNTYNGQASAAQIVSIVREKHVEVLCLQELTDGMVKDLERAGIDELLPYHVVSEGASAISNGGRNGIWTAAAQDNVSRNLLPIDTSAMPAANIQVGGTTVRIVSVHPNSPVRGAQDLWDEGLSVIGSLSDYGHAYLIMGDFNSTWDHARFRELLGKTFCDAGESSGEGLHMTYPANGAIPPLVEIDHIVYSSGSGIVVSSLECAQVSGTDHLALIGTLEAR, encoded by the coding sequence ATGCCGCAGACGCCATACGACAACGACGGGTGGGATGCCACGCAGCCCGCGGGGCGTCGCGAGCCCGTGCCCTCCCCGCCGCAGCAGAACCCCTACATACCGCGAGGTACCGCCCCTGCGCCGCTGCGCAGAAGGCCGCGACCCCAGGCCGCGGGCCGCACCCGCGCGCAGGGCGGCCGGGATGGACGCTATGTCGCCACCCCCGTCCAGGCACCTGCCGCCCCGCCGCAGGTGCCCGCCCCGCGCAGGCGTGGAAGGGCGCGTCACGGCTGCCTCTCCACGCTCCTGTGGCTCGTGATGGCCGGCGTCATGGCACTTCTCGCGATACGAATGCTCCCGAGCTCGCTCGCGAACGGCCCCGCGGTGCCCGAGCTCGTGTCGTTCGTCCCGCTTGCCCTCGTACCCAGTGCCACCTGCCTCGCACTCGCCGTGCTATGGCGCAGACGCGTGCTTGCGCTCGCCTGCGTGCTCGCCCTTGCCCTGAACGGGTACTGGCACGCCGGCTACCTCGTTGGCAGGCAGCGCGTCTCCGCCGAGGCCCAGGTGGCCACGGCCGCGAGCGCCACCACAGCCGACTCCTACGCGCGCGTCATGACGCTCAACACCTACAACGGCCAGGCAAGCGCCGCGCAGATCGTGTCGATCGTGCGCGAGAAGCACGTCGAGGTCCTGTGCCTTCAGGAGCTCACGGACGGAATGGTCAAGGACCTCGAGCGCGCCGGCATCGACGAGCTGCTCCCCTACCATGTTGTCTCCGAGGGCGCCTCCGCCATCAGCAATGGCGGGCGAAACGGCATCTGGACGGCGGCCGCGCAGGACAACGTCTCCAGGAACCTGCTGCCCATCGATACGAGCGCCATGCCCGCCGCGAACATCCAGGTGGGAGGCACCACGGTGCGAATCGTGAGCGTGCACCCCAACTCCCCTGTGCGCGGTGCGCAGGACCTGTGGGACGAGGGGCTCTCTGTCATCGGGTCGCTCTCGGACTATGGGCACGCCTACCTCATCATGGGCGACTTCAACTCGACGTGGGACCATGCGCGCTTCCGCGAGCTCCTTGGCAAGACGTTCTGCGACGCCGGCGAGTCGTCGGGCGAGGGGCTCCACATGACCTACCCGGCAAACGGTGCCATTCCGCCGCTCGTGGAGATCGACCACATCGTGTACTCGAGCGGCTCGGGCATCGTCGTGAGCTCGCTGGAGTGCGCCCAGGTGTCGGGCACGGACCACCTTGCGCTCATCGGGACGCTCGAGGCGAGGTAG
- a CDS encoding TetR/AcrR family transcriptional regulator — MPDVLASAPATQRPRLDRRSQRSRAQLRDALAEEILACGDLSRVTVTAVTERAGLTRRTFYSHFHDIPDLVAAVEADALADVRGLVGRIAASSLDDLTAALHRLEPAPGAVELLCYFRDNAACLTALLGEGGDPAFVEKIKAVCCDAVRARALDGIDARAMGPFLDYYLAFAVSAEAGVLTRWLTGGMREDVRTMALMMTALTFVRPGDLYGKTIDLNVPAYALELMRSGAACAATPVAPSHRSKATSAGVAQTKEPNHD, encoded by the coding sequence GTGCCAGACGTGCTCGCCAGCGCACCCGCCACGCAGCGTCCCCGCCTCGACCGGAGAAGCCAGAGGAGCCGCGCCCAGCTGCGTGACGCTCTCGCCGAGGAGATCCTTGCCTGCGGCGACCTGTCCCGCGTCACGGTCACGGCCGTCACCGAGCGCGCCGGCCTCACGAGGCGAACGTTCTACTCGCACTTCCATGACATCCCCGACCTCGTCGCTGCCGTGGAGGCAGACGCCCTCGCCGACGTCCGCGGTCTCGTGGGCCGCATCGCCGCCTCCAGCCTCGACGACCTCACCGCCGCGCTCCACCGCCTGGAGCCGGCCCCCGGCGCCGTCGAGCTGCTGTGCTACTTCCGCGACAACGCGGCCTGCCTCACGGCGCTTCTGGGTGAGGGCGGCGACCCGGCCTTCGTCGAGAAGATCAAGGCCGTGTGCTGCGACGCCGTGCGCGCCCGCGCCCTCGATGGCATCGACGCGCGCGCCATGGGGCCGTTTCTCGACTACTACCTGGCGTTCGCGGTGTCTGCCGAGGCGGGCGTGCTCACGCGCTGGCTCACGGGCGGCATGCGCGAGGACGTGCGCACCATGGCGCTCATGATGACGGCGCTCACGTTCGTGCGTCCCGGAGACCTGTACGGCAAGACGATCGACCTCAACGTCCCAGCCTACGCGCTGGAGCTCATGCGCTCGGGCGCGGCATGTGCCGCCACCCCGGTCGCCCCGTCTCACAGAAGCAAGGCCACGTCCGCCGGCGTCGCCCAGACCAAGGAGCCCAACCATGACTAA
- a CDS encoding ACT domain-containing protein, which translates to MSDETKSTDRAIISVLGADRSGIVAAVASLLAERDVNILDISQTILQGMFTMTMLVDLAGADFSAIHDGFDALSKQLGVQITIQREDVFKFMYRL; encoded by the coding sequence ATGAGCGACGAGACCAAGTCCACCGATCGTGCCATCATCTCCGTCCTGGGTGCCGACCGCTCCGGCATCGTTGCTGCGGTCGCGAGCCTTCTTGCCGAGCGTGACGTCAACATCCTCGACATCTCGCAGACGATTCTGCAGGGCATGTTCACGATGACGATGCTCGTCGACCTCGCCGGCGCCGACTTCTCGGCCATCCACGACGGCTTCGATGCGCTCTCCAAGCAGCTTGGCGTTCAGATCACGATCCAGCGCGAGGACGTCTTCAAGTTCATGTACCGCCTCTAG
- a CDS encoding KUP/HAK/KT family potassium transporter: MGVSLSAEKPASKKRSSKGGIPLSAAMILVTLGVVYGDIGTSPMYTLKAIMSGNGGLTTMSQDVVIGALSLIIWTMTLITTVKYVLVAMKADNHNEGGIFALYSLVKRCGRWLIIPAMVGGAALLADGILTPAVTVTTAIEGLRTIDFFHAIIGDNQGIVVLITITILCVLFSMQRAGTSTIGKAFGPVMTVWFLYLGIVGLVNVGADLNVFRALNPLRGITFLFDGNLNRAGLMVLGNVFLCTTGAEALYSDMGHVGKSNIYASWPFVKACLILNYLGQGAWILANNGNATLAAMPELNPFFQMLPEGVRVFAVVLSTFAAIIASQALITGSYSIISEAIRLNLMPHMRIAYPSETKGQIYIPLVNNIMWVSCIGVVLFFQTSSHMEAAYGLAITVTMLMTTLLLFTYLSRIRKKPVVAVPFIVFFVAIEAAFFFSSLTKFMHGGYVTVILAALIFAVMYVWRRGTAIERTQSVYLPVGEYIGQLAELRADDEIPYLADNLVFLTNDSSPDHLDRDILYSILDKRPKRARAYFFLNIQVTDEPNTHEFTINTFGTDFLFKVQIRLGFRVNQRVNEYLYQIVEKLVEDNMIAPQHHKYSIYKKKSSVGDFRFCLIRKVPSSSADISTVDRNVIMAKYIIRRFCGSPSHWYGLENSSVLFEYVPLFARTKRQHVLKYVELPDAVKRANKALEKANDEYLSQQSGSEAVLEEGGKLINSDEDEDVDLFDAAVRKAHDDEARYVEDSIIGGDTAVFHPIVLDDEDDDDEEDSDN; the protein is encoded by the coding sequence ATGGGAGTTTCCCTATCGGCGGAGAAGCCCGCTTCCAAGAAGCGCTCCTCCAAGGGCGGCATTCCGCTGTCGGCCGCAATGATCCTCGTCACGCTCGGCGTGGTCTACGGAGACATCGGCACGAGCCCGATGTACACACTCAAGGCCATCATGAGCGGCAACGGCGGCCTCACCACGATGAGCCAAGACGTCGTCATCGGCGCGCTGTCGCTCATCATCTGGACCATGACCCTCATCACCACGGTCAAGTACGTCCTCGTGGCCATGAAGGCCGACAACCACAACGAGGGCGGCATCTTCGCGCTCTACAGCCTGGTCAAGCGCTGCGGCCGCTGGCTCATCATACCTGCCATGGTGGGCGGCGCGGCGCTGCTCGCCGACGGCATCCTCACGCCGGCCGTCACGGTCACCACGGCCATCGAGGGCCTGCGCACCATCGACTTCTTCCACGCCATCATCGGCGACAACCAGGGCATCGTGGTGCTCATCACCATCACAATCCTGTGCGTCCTGTTCTCCATGCAACGCGCCGGCACCTCCACCATCGGCAAGGCGTTCGGCCCCGTCATGACCGTGTGGTTCCTCTACCTGGGCATCGTCGGCCTCGTGAACGTGGGCGCAGACCTCAACGTCTTCCGTGCGCTCAACCCGCTGCGCGGCATCACCTTCCTGTTCGACGGCAACCTCAACCGCGCCGGCCTCATGGTGCTGGGCAACGTGTTCCTCTGCACCACCGGCGCCGAGGCGCTCTACTCGGACATGGGACACGTGGGCAAGTCCAACATCTACGCCTCCTGGCCGTTCGTGAAGGCGTGCCTCATCCTCAACTACCTGGGCCAGGGCGCCTGGATCCTCGCGAACAACGGCAACGCCACACTCGCGGCCATGCCCGAGCTCAACCCGTTCTTCCAGATGCTGCCCGAGGGCGTGCGCGTCTTTGCCGTGGTGCTCTCCACGTTTGCCGCCATCATCGCCTCGCAGGCGCTCATCACGGGCTCCTACTCCATCATCTCCGAGGCCATTCGCCTCAACCTCATGCCGCACATGCGCATCGCCTACCCGTCCGAGACGAAGGGCCAGATCTACATCCCGCTCGTCAACAACATCATGTGGGTGAGCTGCATCGGCGTGGTGCTGTTCTTCCAGACCTCCTCGCACATGGAGGCGGCCTACGGCCTGGCCATCACCGTCACGATGCTCATGACCACGCTGCTGCTGTTCACGTACCTCTCGCGCATCCGCAAGAAGCCCGTGGTGGCCGTTCCGTTCATCGTGTTCTTCGTGGCGATCGAGGCGGCGTTCTTCTTCTCGAGCCTCACGAAGTTCATGCACGGCGGCTACGTCACCGTAATCCTGGCGGCGCTCATCTTCGCCGTGATGTACGTCTGGCGCCGTGGCACGGCCATCGAGCGCACGCAGAGCGTCTACCTGCCCGTGGGCGAGTACATCGGCCAGCTCGCCGAGCTGCGCGCCGACGACGAGATCCCCTACCTCGCCGACAACCTGGTGTTCCTCACGAACGACTCCTCGCCCGACCACCTCGACCGCGACATCCTCTACTCGATCCTGGACAAGCGCCCTAAGCGCGCCCGCGCCTACTTCTTCCTGAACATCCAGGTCACCGATGAGCCCAACACCCACGAGTTCACGATCAACACGTTTGGCACGGACTTTCTGTTCAAGGTGCAGATCCGTCTGGGCTTCCGCGTGAACCAGCGCGTGAACGAGTACCTCTACCAGATCGTCGAGAAGCTGGTCGAGGACAACATGATCGCCCCGCAGCACCACAAGTACTCGATCTACAAGAAGAAGAGCTCCGTGGGCGACTTCCGCTTCTGCCTCATCCGCAAGGTACCCTCCAGCTCCGCCGACATCTCCACGGTTGACCGCAACGTCATCATGGCCAAGTACATCATCCGCAGGTTCTGCGGCTCGCCATCGCACTGGTACGGCCTGGAGAACTCCTCGGTCCTGTTCGAGTACGTACCGCTGTTCGCCCGCACGAAGCGCCAGCACGTCCTCAAGTACGTCGAGCTGCCAGACGCCGTGAAGCGCGCGAACAAGGCGCTCGAGAAGGCCAACGACGAGTACCTGAGCCAGCAGAGCGGCAGCGAGGCCGTGCTCGAGGAGGGCGGCAAGCTCATCAACTCCGATGAGGACGAGGACGTCGACCTGTTCGACGCCGCGGTCCGCAAGGCCCACGACGACGAGGCCCGCTACGTCGAGGACAGCATCATCGGCGGCGACACGGCCGTGTTCCACCCCATCGTGCTCGACGATGAAGACGATGACGACGAGGAAGACTCCGACAACTAG
- the cysK gene encoding cysteine synthase A has protein sequence MHVANHVEALIGSTPLIDLSGLLPEDVRATGARVLGKYEATNPGGSVKDRVARYMLDAAEASGELQPGGTVIEPTSGNTGVGLAMLTAARGYKMILTMPETMSIERRKLAASYGAQIVLTPGSEGMKGAIAKANELHESTPNSIVAGQFTNPANPRAHYETTGPEVWADTEGTVDAIVAGVGTGGTISGTSKFLKEHKPSVRAVAVEPAESPVLSGGKPGGHKIQGIGAGFVPDNFKREVVDEVLPVASADAIATRAKLAAEAGVLVGISSGAAAFAALAVASRPEFAGKTVVAILPDTGERYLSMDL, from the coding sequence ATGCACGTCGCCAACCACGTCGAGGCCCTTATCGGCTCCACCCCCCTCATCGACCTCTCCGGCCTGCTGCCCGAAGACGTCCGCGCCACCGGCGCCCGCGTCCTGGGCAAGTACGAGGCCACGAACCCCGGCGGCTCCGTGAAGGACCGCGTCGCCCGCTACATGCTCGACGCCGCCGAGGCGTCCGGCGAGCTCCAGCCCGGCGGCACCGTCATCGAGCCCACGAGCGGCAACACCGGCGTCGGCCTTGCCATGCTCACCGCCGCCCGCGGCTACAAGATGATTCTCACCATGCCCGAGACCATGAGCATCGAGCGCCGCAAGCTCGCCGCCTCCTATGGCGCGCAGATCGTGCTCACCCCCGGCTCCGAGGGCATGAAGGGCGCCATCGCCAAGGCCAACGAGCTGCACGAGTCCACGCCCAACAGCATCGTCGCCGGCCAGTTCACCAACCCCGCCAACCCGCGCGCCCACTACGAGACCACCGGCCCCGAAGTCTGGGCCGACACCGAGGGCACGGTCGACGCCATCGTCGCCGGCGTGGGCACGGGCGGCACCATCTCCGGCACGTCCAAGTTCCTGAAGGAGCACAAGCCCAGCGTCCGCGCCGTCGCCGTCGAGCCGGCCGAGAGCCCGGTGCTCTCCGGCGGCAAGCCAGGCGGTCACAAGATCCAGGGCATCGGCGCCGGCTTCGTCCCCGACAACTTCAAGCGCGAGGTCGTGGACGAGGTCCTGCCCGTCGCCAGCGCCGACGCCATCGCCACGCGCGCCAAGCTCGCCGCCGAGGCGGGCGTGCTCGTGGGCATCTCCTCCGGCGCCGCCGCGTTCGCCGCGCTCGCCGTGGCCTCCCGCCCCGAGTTCGCCGGCAAGACCGTCGTCGCCATCCTTCCCGACACGGGCGAGCGCTACCTGTCCATGGACCTGTAA